From Spirochaetota bacterium, the proteins below share one genomic window:
- a CDS encoding Ldh family oxidoreductase — MHDITWIPFDIATQYVVDVFTSLGVPRDEAYICADVLIMADKFGIDSHGLNRLKPIYYDRIKQGIQKPVTHFEIIKEGPTTATVDGHDGMGQVIAYRSMQMAIDKAKKYGMGMVAVRNSTHYGIAGYYAKMAADNNMIGITGTNARPSVAPTFGVENMLGTNPLTFGIPTDEEFPFLLDCATSLSQRGKVEVYARLGKPLPPGWVIDHQGNTCTDPNEVLDGLIKGTMALTPLGGIGEEGGGYKGYGYCTVVEILSAALQAGSYLKMLSGFDAFGNKVPYRLGHFFIAINIEAFTEVSSFKAIAGDILRQLRNSQKMPGQERIYTAGEKEYLAYLERKDKGVPVNKEVMKELIAMRNEQGIQGYEILA; from the coding sequence ATGCACGACATTACCTGGATACCGTTTGATATAGCTACACAATACGTCGTAGATGTATTTACCAGTTTAGGGGTGCCACGGGATGAAGCTTATATATGTGCTGATGTGCTGATTATGGCAGATAAATTTGGCATCGATTCACATGGACTAAACAGATTAAAACCCATATATTACGATCGCATCAAGCAGGGGATACAGAAGCCAGTTACACACTTTGAGATTATCAAAGAAGGGCCAACCACGGCAACAGTTGATGGGCATGATGGAATGGGGCAGGTTATAGCCTACAGGTCAATGCAGATGGCTATCGACAAAGCAAAAAAATATGGAATGGGAATGGTTGCAGTGCGCAACTCCACTCATTACGGCATAGCTGGTTACTATGCAAAGATGGCAGCCGACAACAATATGATAGGCATAACCGGCACCAACGCACGACCTTCAGTTGCTCCTACGTTTGGTGTTGAAAATATGCTGGGTACCAATCCGCTCACGTTTGGAATCCCCACTGATGAGGAATTCCCATTTTTACTTGATTGCGCTACCAGCCTCTCGCAGCGCGGCAAGGTTGAGGTGTACGCACGGCTTGGCAAGCCACTTCCACCAGGATGGGTTATTGACCACCAAGGCAATACCTGTACTGATCCCAATGAAGTGCTGGATGGTCTTATTAAAGGCACTATGGCTTTGACCCCACTGGGGGGCATTGGTGAGGAAGGTGGAGGCTATAAGGGCTATGGCTATTGTACGGTGGTTGAAATATTATCAGCTGCACTGCAAGCTGGCAGTTATTTGAAGATGCTCTCGGGCTTTGATGCTTTTGGCAATAAGGTCCCCTATCGTTTAGGCCATTTCTTCATAGCAATAAATATTGAAGCGTTCACTGAGGTGAGTTCTTTTAAGGCTATTGCGGGCGATATATTGCGGCAGCTACGTAATTCACAGAAAATGCCAGGACAGGAGCGTATCTATACTGCCGGCGAAAAGGAATATTTAGCGTACCTTGAGCGAAAGGACAAAGGTGTGCCCGTAAATAAAGAAGTAATGAAAGAGCTCATTGCGATGCGCAACGAGCAGGGAATACAAGGGTATGAGATATTGGCATAG
- a CDS encoding DUF493 domain-containing protein produces MNTEKEFPQEITFKVICKNIPYVKDIIHNACGEHATDITITQKESARSTFISYTITATFDTPEHIDRLCNAIASIDGFITMF; encoded by the coding sequence ATGAACACTGAAAAAGAATTTCCACAGGAAATTACATTTAAGGTAATTTGCAAAAACATACCATATGTAAAAGATATTATCCATAATGCATGCGGCGAACATGCTACTGATATTACCATTACCCAAAAAGAAAGTGCACGAAGCACATTTATATCGTACACAATTACTGCAACGTTTGATACACCAGAACATATTGACAGGTTGTGCAATGCAATTGCCAGCATTGATGGGTTTATAACTATGTTTTAA
- a CDS encoding NAD(P)/FAD-dependent oxidoreductase: MKQKIGIIGAGASGLIAAYFASQNKRNQVHIFEKQNKIGRKLAATGNGRCNLTNMNMGSEHYHSNNINFVTQVLESFTLNDTLKFFHSIGIITTTIDNGKVYPASLQASTVVKAFEHELSHNNVQIHTSRKIEAIQPVHNGFIITTAGKEQHFFNKIILACGSCAYGPLGASKDGYELAQSLGHTIIEPFPSILPVNITNKQLHTLQGIRWDCTLSVVIDNTVVKQVTDEVLFTAYGISGPGALSISRAVNKAILEGNDVYIQCNIFPYYDNSTLRILFEQLLSQPKKTLECALYGIMNNKMPRVFLSMAGIPYDWPAVESRDNIDAVINAFTTATLHPGKPRSFTEAVVAAGGVDVNEINPATMESTLHKGLFITGELLNVDGDSGGYNLQFAWSTGAIAGKNV, encoded by the coding sequence ATGAAACAAAAAATTGGAATTATTGGTGCCGGTGCTTCAGGACTTATTGCTGCATATTTCGCATCACAGAACAAACGAAATCAAGTTCATATATTTGAAAAGCAAAACAAAATTGGTCGTAAGTTAGCTGCAACCGGTAACGGAAGGTGTAATCTCACCAACATGAATATGGGGTCAGAGCACTATCACTCTAACAATATTAATTTTGTTACACAGGTTTTGGAATCGTTTACGCTTAATGATACACTTAAATTTTTTCATTCTATCGGGATTATCACCACTACAATTGACAACGGCAAAGTTTATCCTGCTTCGCTGCAAGCTTCTACGGTGGTAAAGGCTTTTGAACATGAGCTATCGCACAATAATGTACAAATTCACACCTCACGTAAGATTGAAGCCATACAACCTGTACACAATGGATTTATAATAACAACAGCAGGAAAAGAGCAGCATTTTTTTAATAAAATAATTCTGGCATGTGGCAGCTGTGCATATGGACCCCTTGGCGCATCAAAAGATGGGTATGAGCTTGCTCAGTCGTTGGGACACACCATCATTGAACCATTTCCCTCAATTCTGCCTGTAAACATTACAAACAAGCAGCTTCATACACTCCAGGGTATTCGCTGGGACTGCACGCTGAGCGTGGTGATTGACAACACCGTTGTAAAGCAGGTAACCGATGAAGTGCTCTTCACAGCGTACGGCATATCAGGGCCAGGTGCTCTGTCTATTTCACGTGCAGTGAACAAAGCAATACTTGAAGGCAATGATGTGTATATTCAATGCAATATTTTTCCATACTATGATAATAGTACCTTACGCATATTGTTTGAACAACTGCTTTCCCAACCTAAAAAAACTCTAGAATGTGCACTATATGGCATCATGAATAATAAAATGCCGCGGGTATTTTTATCCATGGCCGGCATTCCGTATGATTGGCCTGCAGTTGAATCGCGTGATAACATTGATGCGGTAATCAACGCGTTTACCACTGCAACTCTTCATCCGGGGAAACCGCGCTCGTTTACAGAAGCAGTAGTGGCTGCAGGCGGGGTTGATGTAAACGAGATTAATCCTGCAACAATGGAATCTACATTGCATAAAGGACTTTTCATCACAGGGGAACTACTGAACGTTGATGGCGATAGCGGTGGCTATAATCTTCAGTTTGCATGGAGTACCGGAGCTATCGCCGGGAAAAACGTTTAA
- a CDS encoding amidohydrolase family protein, with translation MKFDQSIFETEQTRKEFLYTTSSLLISLSALSLLQCSEETPQQPSKNLNWISYKPEQRPVMEVAYSPSRILLKNGLIIDGSGNPPYTGDVMIHGTTIELVTPKDIQFKGTTIDCTDKIISPGFIDCHSHLDWVLPLDAHPELKNPFMEQGITTTVTGNCGYGVAGFKPKSKYLKMIKNIGKGFFGGDSSTEKDNFVKQVAVSLPSMRQYLSYCKSHGIPLNMVNLAGHGTTRISLRGYESKPLTRDEMNTMLYLLEQAMDEGAYGVSFGLQYEPGIFATNDEIIEICNLVKKKNKIVTCHMKAYSALSATYPIKPFGTPHNIIALNEMLDIAKQTDVRLELSHLIFVGTKTWKNCPDALAIIDRAIDSGLDVKFDTYAYHCGTSVINVFFPSSFLAKTPQIYDDKVALLKLRAQLELIVALLGFGYNDIQIINAQNPELAKYNGKFLKDIAKERGLSQYDNFIDFAKKSNGRARVLNHRYSSLQNVMDLMKHRASLFMTDATPFSQGAQNPAAFGNYPRFFEIARDYKLLSPQELIRKMTGAIADRYKIAKRGYLKEGYMADITIVDWKNVKDNNTLTETNKRPSGIDYVFINGKKVVDKGKATGVLNAGMVV, from the coding sequence ATGAAATTTGACCAATCTATATTTGAAACTGAACAAACTCGTAAAGAGTTTCTATACACTACATCTTCATTGCTCATATCTCTATCTGCATTGTCTCTACTTCAATGCTCTGAGGAAACACCACAACAACCATCAAAGAACCTTAACTGGATTTCGTATAAACCTGAACAGCGACCCGTTATGGAAGTTGCCTACTCACCGTCACGCATTTTGCTTAAAAACGGCCTTATCATAGACGGAAGTGGCAATCCTCCGTACACTGGCGATGTCATGATACACGGCACTACAATTGAACTTGTAACCCCCAAGGATATTCAATTCAAAGGCACAACAATTGATTGTACTGATAAAATTATTTCACCCGGGTTCATTGATTGCCATTCACATCTTGATTGGGTATTACCACTTGATGCTCATCCGGAACTTAAAAACCCATTTATGGAACAGGGAATCACCACAACGGTTACCGGTAACTGTGGATATGGTGTTGCCGGCTTTAAGCCAAAAAGCAAATATCTTAAAATGATTAAAAATATAGGCAAAGGTTTTTTTGGGGGCGATAGCTCAACGGAAAAAGATAACTTTGTGAAACAGGTTGCAGTTTCGCTTCCATCAATGCGCCAGTACTTAAGCTATTGCAAAAGTCACGGCATTCCACTGAATATGGTTAACCTTGCTGGGCACGGAACAACACGAATATCACTTAGGGGATACGAATCAAAGCCACTTACTCGCGATGAGATGAACACCATGCTGTATTTACTTGAACAGGCAATGGATGAGGGTGCGTATGGCGTTTCATTTGGACTGCAATATGAACCAGGGATTTTTGCAACTAATGATGAAATCATAGAAATCTGTAACCTTGTAAAGAAAAAAAACAAAATTGTCACCTGCCACATGAAAGCTTATTCGGCACTTTCGGCAACGTACCCTATCAAGCCATTTGGTACTCCCCACAACATCATTGCATTAAATGAGATGCTTGACATTGCAAAACAGACAGATGTTCGCTTAGAGCTATCGCACCTTATTTTTGTAGGAACAAAAACATGGAAAAACTGTCCTGATGCACTTGCCATTATTGACAGAGCAATTGATTCGGGATTGGATGTAAAGTTTGATACCTATGCTTATCATTGCGGTACATCTGTTATAAATGTATTTTTCCCAAGCTCATTTTTGGCAAAAACACCACAAATATACGACGATAAAGTAGCATTGCTGAAATTGCGTGCACAATTAGAATTAATAGTGGCATTATTGGGTTTTGGCTATAACGATATTCAAATAATAAATGCACAGAACCCTGAACTTGCAAAATACAATGGCAAATTCTTAAAAGACATTGCAAAAGAACGAGGATTAAGTCAGTACGATAATTTTATTGACTTTGCAAAGAAATCAAATGGACGAGCACGGGTGCTTAATCACCGGTATTCAAGCTTACAGAATGTTATGGATCTTATGAAGCATCGCGCATCGTTATTCATGACCGATGCTACACCATTTTCCCAGGGAGCTCAGAATCCAGCTGCGTTTGGCAACTATCCACGCTTTTTTGAAATAGCCCGTGATTACAAGTTGCTATCGCCACAGGAATTAATCCGCAAAATGACAGGTGCAATAGCTGACCGCTATAAAATCGCCAAGCGCGGCTACCTCAAAGAAGGATACATGGCCGATATCACCATTGTTGACTGGAAAAACGTGAAGGACAATAATACTCTGACCGAAACCAACAAACGACCATCAGGTATAGACTACGTGTTTATAAATGGCAAAAAAGTAGTGGATAAGGGTAAAGCAACTGGTGTACTAAATGCCGGGATGGTGGTGTAA
- a CDS encoding acetyl-CoA C-acyltransferase has protein sequence MARGDRVAIIDGCRTPFLRSGTEFREMMAYEICRHAVKGLVAKTGIPNNLVDHVIMGSVATDIATTNVAREIMLAAGLPYTIPAYTCTVACVSANAAIISGANLIYNGNADCIIAGGVETFSDPDIKISKNYRRFILDLTMFKRPKGIIGKLKLLKGMSFKDFIVPEQPAIGEFSTKLRMGDTADRIAKKLGISQREQDEFAALSHNRAAEAWEKGVLKKEVVPVVTPQGKLVEKDNGFRKGTTPEKLEKLKPAFDRRYGTVTAGNSSFLTDGGAAVLLMSETLAKKMGLKPLAYIKSYAFTAQDLWDELLLGPTFAIPKALAMGKLKFKDIGVWEIHEAFGAQMVAVIKTLASNSFCKDRLGLPGKVGEIPINALNVYGGSLSLGHPFGATGARLVTTCANRLKETGKRYGVVAGCAAGAVGNAIILERA, from the coding sequence ATGGCAAGGGGTGACAGAGTTGCAATTATTGATGGATGCCGTACGCCCTTTTTGCGTTCCGGCACCGAGTTTAGAGAGATGATGGCGTATGAAATATGCCGCCATGCGGTGAAGGGTTTGGTAGCAAAAACCGGTATTCCTAACAACCTGGTGGATCATGTTATAATGGGAAGCGTTGCAACTGATATTGCAACAACCAATGTTGCACGTGAAATTATGTTAGCTGCAGGCCTTCCGTATACAATACCAGCATATACCTGCACTGTGGCATGTGTTTCTGCTAATGCTGCAATTATCAGTGGAGCTAATTTAATTTATAACGGTAATGCGGATTGTATTATTGCAGGAGGAGTTGAGACATTTTCAGATCCTGATATAAAGATATCCAAAAACTATCGCCGCTTTATTTTGGACCTTACCATGTTCAAAAGGCCAAAGGGTATTATTGGAAAGTTGAAGCTGCTAAAAGGCATGAGCTTTAAGGATTTCATTGTTCCAGAGCAGCCTGCTATTGGAGAGTTTTCCACTAAACTGCGTATGGGTGATACTGCCGACAGGATTGCAAAAAAGCTTGGTATATCCCAGCGAGAGCAGGATGAATTTGCAGCATTGTCGCATAACCGTGCTGCTGAAGCGTGGGAAAAGGGGGTGTTGAAAAAAGAAGTTGTGCCAGTTGTTACACCTCAGGGGAAACTAGTAGAAAAGGATAACGGCTTTAGGAAAGGCACCACTCCCGAAAAATTGGAAAAATTAAAGCCAGCATTTGACCGGCGATATGGAACAGTCACTGCAGGCAATTCTTCGTTTTTAACTGATGGTGGGGCAGCGGTGCTTTTAATGAGCGAAACTTTAGCTAAGAAGATGGGATTAAAACCGCTGGCATATATTAAATCTTATGCATTTACCGCACAGGATTTGTGGGATGAACTTCTTCTGGGTCCAACATTTGCAATTCCAAAAGCACTGGCAATGGGTAAACTTAAATTTAAAGATATTGGTGTATGGGAGATCCATGAGGCATTTGGTGCACAAATGGTGGCAGTTATTAAAACCTTGGCATCCAATTCGTTTTGCAAGGATAGATTAGGACTGCCTGGCAAAGTTGGTGAAATTCCTATTAATGCACTGAATGTGTATGGCGGGTCACTTTCATTGGGGCATCCATTTGGTGCAACTGGTGCACGGCTTGTTACAACGTGTGCAAACCGTTTGAAGGAAACTGGAAAACGGTATGGTGTGGTTGCAGGTTGTGCGGCTGGTGCAGTTGGCAATGCAATTATATTGGAGCGTGCATAG
- a CDS encoding 3-hydroxyacyl-CoA dehydrogenase NAD-binding domain-containing protein produces MKGLQFLKTEVINDVLVVSINCPGKVNKVSSDLLNEIEAVIGNTQGKQYKGMVIVSEKPDNFVVGADIDELKSMKTDDEIKRYITKANEILFKLEKLPFPTVSIINGNCLGGGVELTLVTDYRIATDSTETVMGLPEIKLGLIPAAGGTQRLPRLIGIQNALPLILQGGNVRPRRAKRMGLIDEIVIPYGLKEIGVKKALQLKGKRKIKRKRKFIEWLLESNPLGRSIIFSQARKMVMKQTRGLYPAALAAIDSVEYGYKTNVKKGVEKDIERFVTLVKSYQSKSLMNLFFAMTDLKKNPLEKKAKNVSKLAVIGTGLMGTGIAQVSLPLCDTVLVKDMALDAVSRSMAQIRKSLEKRARSGAIRDFDKEVLYGKLVPCDDYAYFKNTDLVIEAVFEDLKIKQDLVKEVEAVTSDKTIFASNTSAIPISLIAKASKRPQNMIGMHYFSPVPAMPLLEIIKTPKTADWVVATALKFGIAQGKTCIVVKDGPGFYTTRILAPYLNEAVFLIEEGVPMTDIDKAMLQFGYPIGPVALIDEVGIDVGAHVAVELGQEFKARGAAPSHVLPLLFSKGFKGKKNKKGFYDYSKPKKKGMRLPNEEIYKVIGKVTPCHMPVQEIQERVSLMMINEAALCLQEGIISSPRDGDVGSILGLGFPPFRGGVFRHIDREGVKTVVDTMMKYYDKGMKRFKPAGILVDMAKSGKRFYKD; encoded by the coding sequence ATGAAAGGGTTACAGTTTTTAAAAACTGAAGTCATAAATGATGTGCTGGTGGTGAGCATCAACTGTCCTGGAAAGGTAAATAAAGTTTCCAGTGATCTTTTAAATGAAATTGAAGCTGTTATTGGGAATACTCAAGGAAAACAATATAAAGGGATGGTTATAGTAAGCGAAAAGCCTGACAACTTTGTTGTTGGTGCCGATATTGATGAGCTCAAATCAATGAAAACCGACGATGAAATTAAACGATATATTACAAAGGCCAATGAGATATTGTTTAAACTGGAAAAACTTCCATTTCCAACTGTATCCATAATTAATGGCAATTGCCTTGGTGGAGGTGTGGAGTTGACGCTGGTAACTGATTACCGCATAGCCACCGATTCCACAGAAACAGTCATGGGCTTGCCTGAGATTAAATTAGGCCTCATTCCTGCAGCTGGTGGAACCCAGCGCCTCCCGCGATTGATTGGTATTCAAAATGCATTGCCGTTGATTTTGCAAGGAGGTAATGTGAGGCCTCGACGAGCAAAGCGTATGGGGCTTATTGATGAGATAGTTATTCCGTATGGCCTAAAAGAGATAGGTGTTAAGAAGGCATTACAGTTGAAAGGTAAACGCAAAATTAAAAGAAAAAGAAAATTTATTGAATGGCTGCTTGAGTCAAATCCTTTGGGACGAAGCATTATATTTTCGCAGGCACGCAAAATGGTGATGAAGCAAACAAGGGGGTTGTATCCTGCTGCACTTGCTGCTATAGATTCGGTTGAGTATGGTTACAAAACCAATGTAAAAAAAGGAGTGGAGAAAGATATTGAGCGATTTGTGACTTTAGTAAAGAGCTATCAGTCAAAATCATTAATGAACCTTTTCTTTGCAATGACTGATTTGAAAAAAAATCCACTAGAAAAGAAAGCAAAGAATGTTTCAAAATTAGCGGTCATAGGCACTGGCCTCATGGGTACAGGTATAGCGCAGGTTTCACTGCCGTTGTGTGACACAGTGCTTGTCAAGGACATGGCGCTTGATGCGGTGAGCCGCAGTATGGCACAGATACGCAAAAGCCTGGAAAAACGTGCACGCTCGGGAGCTATACGTGATTTTGACAAGGAAGTGTTATACGGCAAATTAGTGCCCTGCGATGATTACGCGTATTTTAAAAATACTGACCTGGTCATTGAAGCAGTATTTGAAGATTTGAAAATAAAACAGGATCTTGTAAAGGAAGTGGAGGCTGTCACCAGTGACAAAACAATATTTGCTTCAAACACTTCTGCTATTCCAATAAGCCTCATTGCGAAAGCATCAAAACGTCCACAAAATATGATTGGCATGCATTACTTTTCACCGGTTCCAGCAATGCCACTGTTAGAAATTATAAAAACACCAAAGACAGCTGATTGGGTAGTGGCCACAGCTCTAAAATTTGGCATTGCGCAGGGTAAAACTTGTATTGTGGTAAAAGATGGTCCAGGATTTTACACAACGCGGATACTTGCTCCATACCTTAATGAAGCTGTATTCCTGATAGAAGAAGGTGTGCCAATGACAGATATAGATAAAGCAATGCTACAGTTTGGTTACCCAATTGGACCTGTTGCATTAATTGATGAGGTTGGCATTGATGTGGGAGCACATGTAGCAGTTGAACTTGGCCAGGAGTTCAAAGCGCGGGGTGCTGCACCTTCGCATGTATTGCCGCTACTATTTAGCAAGGGTTTTAAAGGGAAAAAGAACAAGAAAGGTTTTTATGATTACAGCAAGCCAAAAAAGAAAGGCATGCGTTTGCCCAATGAAGAAATTTACAAGGTCATTGGCAAAGTAACTCCTTGCCATATGCCAGTGCAGGAAATTCAGGAGCGCGTAAGTCTCATGATGATAAATGAAGCGGCATTGTGTCTGCAGGAAGGCATTATTTCTTCGCCACGTGATGGTGATGTTGGTTCAATTTTAGGATTGGGCTTCCCTCCTTTCAGGGGAGGTGTGTTCAGGCATATTGATCGTGAAGGTGTAAAAACCGTAGTTGATACCATGATGAAATATTATGATAAGGGGATGAAGCGGTTCAAGCCTGCTGGGATACTGGTTGATATGGCAAAAAGTGGTAAGCGTTTTTACAAAGACTGA
- a CDS encoding long-chain fatty acid--CoA ligase, whose protein sequence is MYPGLMQAFSQHVAKQPEAVVFKYKEEGKFIPMSYRQAYEKVEAIASWLTAKGVGKGDRVAILSENSVYWALADLAIISLGAISVAIYPTLTPRDVHYIIQNSGSTIVFVQDLVQLEKVLSYQKINDIAAIVVMNNQYRGNGKVVNLQDVMHYNGSKTNIGDTIQSITADDPICIIYTSGTTGPPKGVVLTHGNIAYVINTIAGMIGDISVIKESLSFLPLSHALERIAGLFFGVYLGKTVAFAESLNTILADMQAIKPTHAIAVPRVFEKIFERVVQMAEKSPIKKKIFWWSVKIGRKWSEVVSKGQNPGLLLQLRYAIARSLIFKKITKATGGRLKYFVSGGAPLSKQIAEFFHAADILVLEGWGATELSAPATWNSPHEFKFGSVGKPLPGVEVVVADDGELLVRGPIVFKEYWGRPEATAEAKDSEGWYHTGDIGYIDKDGWVYITDRKKELIINAAGKNISPLNIESTLKQSPYISNVMVYGDRRKYITALVNIDRENVLQYCREKGIAVDNHDLTSLPVVQELIGKEIERLNKDLARFEQVKKFTIIPEDFSVENDMLTPTLKLKRKNIIARYKEAIDAMYEGELLLVE, encoded by the coding sequence ATGTATCCTGGACTAATGCAGGCATTTTCACAGCATGTGGCAAAACAGCCTGAAGCGGTAGTTTTCAAGTATAAAGAAGAGGGGAAGTTTATTCCTATGAGCTATCGCCAGGCTTACGAAAAAGTTGAGGCGATAGCTTCATGGCTTACGGCTAAAGGTGTAGGCAAAGGTGATAGAGTAGCAATATTGTCGGAAAATTCAGTGTACTGGGCTTTGGCTGATTTAGCAATCATATCGCTGGGTGCTATTTCAGTTGCAATCTATCCTACATTAACGCCGCGCGATGTCCATTACATCATACAGAATTCAGGAAGCACTATTGTCTTTGTGCAGGATCTTGTGCAGCTTGAAAAAGTTTTAAGCTATCAGAAGATCAATGATATAGCTGCAATCGTTGTGATGAATAACCAATATCGAGGTAATGGAAAGGTTGTTAACTTGCAGGATGTGATGCATTATAATGGAAGTAAAACCAATATTGGCGATACCATTCAGTCCATTACCGCTGATGATCCCATCTGTATTATCTACACCAGTGGCACCACCGGCCCTCCCAAGGGTGTGGTGCTGACACATGGTAATATAGCCTATGTTATCAATACCATTGCTGGAATGATTGGGGATATAAGCGTTATTAAAGAAAGTTTAAGTTTTCTGCCACTGTCACATGCTCTTGAGCGCATTGCAGGACTTTTCTTTGGTGTATATCTTGGAAAAACAGTGGCGTTTGCTGAATCACTCAACACCATACTTGCCGATATGCAGGCAATAAAGCCCACCCATGCAATTGCAGTACCTCGTGTGTTTGAAAAAATTTTTGAGCGGGTAGTACAGATGGCCGAAAAGAGCCCAATAAAAAAGAAGATTTTCTGGTGGAGCGTGAAGATTGGCAGAAAGTGGAGTGAGGTAGTGTCAAAAGGGCAAAATCCGGGTTTGCTGCTACAATTGCGGTATGCTATTGCCCGCTCGTTAATATTCAAAAAGATAACAAAGGCAACGGGTGGCAGGCTTAAATATTTTGTATCAGGTGGAGCACCGCTTTCTAAACAGATAGCAGAATTTTTCCATGCTGCAGATATCTTGGTTTTGGAAGGGTGGGGTGCTACAGAACTTTCTGCACCTGCAACCTGGAATAGCCCACATGAGTTTAAGTTTGGTTCAGTAGGCAAGCCACTGCCTGGAGTTGAAGTGGTGGTGGCTGATGATGGTGAGCTTTTAGTTCGAGGGCCAATTGTATTTAAGGAGTACTGGGGAAGGCCCGAGGCTACAGCAGAGGCTAAGGACAGTGAGGGCTGGTATCATACTGGTGATATTGGGTATATTGATAAAGATGGATGGGTGTATATCACCGACAGGAAGAAAGAACTCATTATAAATGCAGCCGGCAAGAACATATCCCCACTTAACATTGAAAGCACATTAAAACAATCACCATATATTTCAAATGTTATGGTGTATGGCGACAGGAGAAAATACATCACTGCCCTTGTTAATATTGATAGAGAGAATGTGTTACAGTATTGCAGGGAAAAGGGGATTGCTGTTGACAACCATGACCTAACTTCTTTGCCAGTAGTTCAGGAACTCATAGGTAAAGAAATAGAACGGCTTAATAAGGATCTGGCACGATTTGAACAGGTGAAAAAGTTTACCATCATACCTGAAGATTTTTCGGTTGAGAATGATATGCTGACACCAACCTTGAAACTCAAGCGTAAAAACATAATAGCGCGCTATAAAGAAGCAATAGATGCCATGTATGAAGGTGAATTATTGCTGGTTGAATAA